A single Verrucomicrobiia bacterium DNA region contains:
- a CDS encoding sigma-70 family RNA polymerase sigma factor, with translation MKTLTGPKSATKTRRTPASLRKISRAITGFTPVAVPGRRAAKAPILRETIPVESSSSNGARGDLLQLYLNEIGRVKLLTPEEEVTLAKRIKRGDKAAREHMIKANLRLVVKIARDYEGMGVPLLDLINEGNIGLMRGVEKFDPRKGAKLSTYAGLWIKQQIRRALANQAKTIRLPVHVVDRVADLRRAEMKLRETLNREPTDEELAHEVQLDERRVRRYRQAAKAPLSLDAPIGDDDSNPISEVVADPNAALPYDRLVTETDTNLVREVMSNLPEREHKILSLRFGLKDGRERTLEEIGDHFGLTRERIRQIQEQALKKLRARMEARDKMEVNDALAFVA, from the coding sequence ATGAAAACTTTAACTGGTCCCAAGTCCGCGACCAAAACCCGTCGGACACCCGCAAGCCTCCGCAAGATCAGCCGGGCAATCACTGGGTTTACCCCCGTTGCCGTGCCGGGACGACGCGCGGCCAAAGCGCCCATCCTGCGGGAGACCATTCCCGTCGAGTCGTCGAGTTCCAATGGCGCGCGCGGCGATCTCTTGCAGTTGTATCTCAACGAAATCGGGCGGGTCAAACTGCTGACGCCGGAGGAAGAAGTCACGCTGGCCAAACGCATCAAACGCGGCGACAAAGCGGCGCGCGAGCACATGATCAAAGCCAACCTGCGGCTCGTGGTAAAAATCGCCCGGGATTACGAAGGCATGGGTGTGCCGCTGCTGGATTTGATCAACGAAGGCAACATCGGCTTGATGCGCGGAGTGGAAAAGTTTGATCCGCGCAAAGGGGCCAAACTCTCGACCTATGCGGGTTTGTGGATCAAACAACAAATTCGCCGGGCGCTGGCCAACCAGGCTAAAACCATCCGGTTGCCGGTACACGTGGTGGATCGCGTCGCGGATTTGCGGCGGGCGGAAATGAAATTGCGCGAAACGCTCAACCGCGAACCAACCGACGAGGAACTGGCGCATGAAGTCCAATTGGACGAACGCCGGGTGCGCCGTTATCGGCAGGCGGCCAAGGCGCCGCTGTCGTTGGACGCTCCGATTGGCGATGATGATTCCAATCCCATTTCAGAAGTCGTCGCCGACCCCAATGCGGCGCTGCCGTATGATCGGCTGGTGACGGAAACCGACACCAATCTGGTCCGCGAAGTCATGTCCAACCTGCCGGAGCGCGAGCACAAGATTCTTTCCTTGCGGTTCGGTTTGAAAGACGGACGCGAACGCACGTTGGAAGAAATCGGCGATCACTTTGGATTGACCCGTGAGCGCATCCGACAAATCCAGGAACAGGCGCTGAAAAAATTACGCGCCCGGATGGAAGCGCGCGACAAAATGGAAGTCAACGACGCGCTGGCTTTCGTGGCCTGA
- a CDS encoding Rrf2 family transcriptional regulator — MRTSCRFAMAVHVLAVLAYKEGERVTSSFLAGSVNTNPVIIRRLLLALQRAKLVDTCKGAGSGSRLNRAPRQISLAQVYRAVENAETFATPSRKPNADCPVGNCIIETLEQIFTSAQKAMEQDLAKQSLADVIEHIKAAGLCNKTKRR, encoded by the coding sequence ATGCGAACCAGTTGTCGGTTTGCCATGGCCGTGCATGTTTTGGCGGTTCTGGCGTACAAAGAAGGAGAGCGGGTGACGTCGAGCTTTCTGGCCGGAAGCGTCAATACGAATCCGGTCATCATCCGGCGGCTGTTGTTGGCGTTGCAACGGGCGAAATTGGTGGACACCTGCAAGGGCGCGGGCAGCGGATCGCGACTCAACCGCGCCCCCCGGCAAATCTCGCTGGCGCAGGTTTATCGGGCCGTCGAAAATGCCGAGACTTTTGCCACGCCATCCCGGAAACCAAATGCGGACTGTCCGGTGGGGAATTGCATCATTGAAACCTTGGAACAAATTTTCACCTCGGCCCAAAAAGCGATGGAACAGGATCTGGCCAAACAATCGCTGGCGGATGTGATTGAACACATCAAAGCGGCCGGACTGTGCAATAAAACCAAACGCCGCTGA
- a CDS encoding PIG-L family deacetylase, with the protein MKNYHQFVAETVRLMETAKGIPLGGFPPAARPTLAPDAPRALFFAPHPDDETISGGLALRLLREGKFRVVDVAVTQGSKKERQAGRLAELREACAYLGFEVQTTGPNGLERVTTKTRQTDAAHWQGMVKVIADILTKHQPKVIIFPHERDWNGTHIGVHYLVMDALRTLPASFSCYTAETEFWGAMDDPNLAVEFSDADLADLITGTSFHVGEVQRNPYHHLLPAWMMDNVRRGAELVGGQGGAAPNFRFAALHRIRKWSNGGIAPVWSGGKFLAQTENPAVLFP; encoded by the coding sequence ATGAAGAACTATCATCAATTCGTCGCGGAAACGGTTCGTTTAATGGAAACGGCCAAAGGGATTCCGCTGGGCGGGTTTCCGCCCGCCGCGCGCCCAACGCTCGCGCCAGACGCGCCGCGCGCCCTGTTTTTTGCGCCTCATCCTGATGATGAAACCATCTCCGGCGGACTGGCATTACGACTGTTGCGCGAAGGCAAATTCCGAGTGGTGGACGTGGCCGTAACTCAAGGCAGCAAAAAAGAGCGCCAAGCGGGACGACTGGCGGAATTACGCGAGGCGTGCGCCTATCTGGGTTTCGAGGTGCAGACGACCGGCCCGAATGGCCTGGAACGAGTCACGACGAAAACCCGCCAAACCGATGCGGCACATTGGCAAGGCATGGTCAAGGTGATCGCTGACATTCTCACCAAGCACCAGCCCAAGGTGATTATCTTTCCGCATGAGCGCGATTGGAACGGAACGCACATTGGCGTGCATTATCTGGTGATGGATGCGTTGCGCACCTTGCCGGCCAGCTTTTCCTGCTATACGGCGGAAACCGAATTCTGGGGCGCGATGGATGATCCCAACCTCGCGGTGGAATTCAGTGACGCCGATCTGGCGGACTTGATCACCGGCACCAGTTTTCACGTCGGCGAAGTCCAACGTAATCCCTATCACCATTTGCTGCCGGCGTGGATGATGGACAACGTCCGGCGCGGCGCGGAACTGGTGGGCGGGCAGGGCGGCGCGGCTCCGAATTTTCGCTTTGCGGCGCTTCATCGAATCCGGAAGTGGAGTAATGGCGGGATTGCGCCGGTATGGTCGGGAGGCAAATTCCTGGCGCAAACGGAAAATCCCGCCGTGTTGTTTCCATGA
- a CDS encoding DUF5069 domain-containing protein — MSLNFKSPDLTQHPPRSPRVRLGGYALLPRMLDKCRATLAGKNGDYSYNCPLDQELLNFLGLDPEALKREVATGKGDGELLEWIKAHSQHQRAAWEIAQWSAYQDTRSPEGDPEILEWFAETIGKLTATRKDVRTYAELLDLDDYVSFGGQA; from the coding sequence ATGAGCCTAAACTTCAAATCGCCGGATCTGACTCAACATCCACCGCGCAGTCCGCGAGTGCGGCTGGGTGGTTACGCCCTGTTGCCACGAATGCTCGATAAATGCCGCGCCACCTTGGCTGGCAAGAATGGTGACTACTCATACAACTGTCCGCTGGATCAGGAGCTTCTGAATTTTCTTGGACTGGATCCGGAAGCGTTGAAACGGGAGGTCGCCACCGGCAAAGGTGATGGCGAGCTGTTGGAATGGATCAAGGCTCATTCCCAGCACCAACGTGCGGCGTGGGAAATTGCGCAATGGAGCGCGTATCAAGACACGCGCAGTCCGGAAGGCGATCCCGAAATATTGGAGTGGTTCGCCGAAACCATCGGTAAGCTGACGGCGACCCGAAAAGATGTTCGCACTTATGCCGAACTGCTGGACCTGGACGATTACGTCAGCTTCGGCGGCCAGGCATAG
- a CDS encoding nucleoside deaminase, with the protein MNSKFMREAIRLSRKALRGNQGGPFGAVVVRQGKIVGRGWNQVTATNDPTAHAEVAAIRDACRRLRTFQLNDCELYTSCEPCPMCLSAIYWARLRKVYYANTRQDAQRIDFDDALIYHEVAAPIAKRQIPMRQLLRADALDVFAAWSQKPDRVKY; encoded by the coding sequence ATGAATTCCAAGTTCATGCGCGAGGCCATCCGGCTCTCGCGGAAAGCGTTGCGGGGCAATCAGGGCGGGCCGTTTGGCGCCGTGGTGGTGCGCCAGGGAAAGATTGTGGGTCGCGGCTGGAATCAAGTGACGGCGACAAATGATCCGACCGCCCACGCGGAAGTCGCGGCGATCCGTGATGCGTGCCGCCGTTTGCGGACTTTCCAACTCAACGATTGCGAGTTGTACACCAGTTGCGAACCCTGTCCGATGTGTCTTTCCGCCATTTATTGGGCGCGGCTGCGCAAGGTTTATTACGCCAACACCCGCCAGGACGCGCAGCGGATTGATTTTGATGACGCGCTGATCTATCACGAAGTGGCCGCGCCGATCGCGAAGCGCCAGATTCCCATGCGCCAATTGCTACGTGCGGACGCGCTCGACGTGTTTGCCGCGTGGAGTCAAAAACCGGATCGCGTTAAGTACTGA
- a CDS encoding PEP-CTERM sorting domain-containing protein has product MKTQTNRVDKLRETISTPNVAVLTAIVALAMAASCGQAQTSVLHYSFPDSWDGSGATVLDLSGAGNNADVKATLALAPTVPSWATSGSQSINTSSGSLLTSATMLLDNASIAAATGFRFDVSFLWDGTDSESWGHVQKIIDYAGTESLQLVTSAGEAALSFRFSDSTDVLTTTIQPNTWYHVTALFDTGGNAVDGDGSLAGTASMIVNGGSTLSGAAIKSNFGDSLDRGIGVGQLALASHLVFFNGLIYDPQVTLVPEPTSLTLLGLGGLVMLARRKKA; this is encoded by the coding sequence ATGAAAACCCAAACCAACAGAGTAGATAAATTGCGAGAGACAATTTCGACTCCCAACGTCGCGGTTCTGACGGCGATCGTCGCCTTGGCGATGGCGGCGTCCTGCGGCCAGGCCCAAACCTCGGTACTGCATTATAGTTTTCCCGATTCTTGGGATGGCAGCGGGGCGACGGTTTTGGATTTGAGCGGTGCCGGCAATAATGCCGATGTGAAAGCCACCTTGGCGCTGGCTCCAACCGTTCCTTCATGGGCCACCTCAGGTTCCCAATCCATCAACACCAGCAGTGGAAGTCTGCTCACTTCGGCGACGATGCTGCTCGACAATGCGAGTATCGCGGCGGCAACCGGTTTCCGATTCGACGTCTCCTTCCTCTGGGATGGTACCGACAGCGAATCCTGGGGACATGTCCAAAAAATCATTGATTATGCGGGCACAGAATCCTTGCAACTGGTCACCTCCGCAGGCGAAGCCGCATTAAGCTTCCGGTTCAGCGATTCCACCGATGTCCTCACAACCACCATCCAACCGAATACCTGGTATCACGTCACGGCACTATTTGATACCGGCGGTAATGCGGTTGATGGCGATGGAAGTCTCGCGGGTACCGCCAGCATGATTGTAAATGGCGGTAGCACTCTCTCGGGGGCAGCCATTAAATCCAACTTTGGCGACAGTTTGGACCGCGGAATCGGTGTCGGCCAATTGGCCTTGGCCAGTCACTTGGTCTTCTTCAACGGACTGATTTATGATCCACAAGTGACGCTGGTGCCCGAACCCACGTCACTGACACTGCTGGGGCTGGGCGGATTGGTAATGTTGGCTCGCCGCAAAAAAGCCTGA
- a CDS encoding helix-turn-helix domain-containing protein, with product MESGEKKKFIEALSQSQIYQDYERAFTKATGLPLSLRSADSFQRAHDGKKSENPFCLLMAGSNRTCAACLETQQKIVDTARSGPHTVKCFAGLCDTGVPVSVGDEILGFLQTGQIFLQRPTKARFARTAKQLAKWGWNSDLSQLEEAYFQTRVIPPQQYESVLRLLTIFAQHLALVSNQLLTRRANSEPPTITKAKQFISEHQTEEISLSDVAKAVNTSTFYFCKMFKKATGLNFTDYLSRVRVEKAKNLLLNPNLRISEVAFAVGFQSLSHFNRVFRRIAGEPPTQYREKLPKN from the coding sequence GTGGAAAGCGGTGAAAAAAAGAAATTCATTGAGGCACTGTCGCAGTCCCAGATTTATCAGGACTACGAACGCGCCTTCACCAAGGCAACCGGCCTGCCGCTTAGCCTGCGTTCCGCGGATTCCTTTCAACGCGCCCACGATGGCAAAAAATCTGAGAACCCGTTCTGCCTGTTGATGGCGGGAAGCAACCGCACCTGCGCGGCCTGCCTGGAAACGCAACAGAAAATCGTGGACACGGCCAGATCCGGCCCGCACACGGTGAAATGTTTTGCCGGTTTGTGCGATACGGGCGTGCCGGTTTCCGTGGGCGATGAAATCCTCGGCTTTCTACAAACCGGCCAGATTTTTTTGCAACGCCCGACCAAGGCGCGCTTTGCCAGGACCGCGAAACAACTGGCGAAATGGGGTTGGAATTCCGATCTGAGCCAGCTCGAGGAGGCGTACTTCCAGACGCGCGTCATTCCGCCTCAACAATACGAATCGGTGCTACGCTTGCTGACCATCTTTGCCCAGCACCTCGCGTTGGTCAGCAACCAACTGCTCACGCGCCGCGCCAACTCCGAACCGCCGACCATCACCAAGGCCAAGCAGTTCATCAGTGAACATCAAACCGAGGAGATTTCGCTGAGCGATGTCGCCAAAGCCGTGAATACCAGCACGTTCTACTTCTGCAAAATGTTCAAAAAGGCGACCGGCCTGAACTTCACGGATTACCTTTCACGCGTGCGCGTGGAAAAAGCGAAAAACCTCCTGCTGAATCCCAACCTGCGCATCAGTGAAGTCGCGTTCGCCGTTGGCTTCCAATCACTAAGCCATTTCAATCGCGTCTTTCGTCGAATTGCCGGAGAACCTCCCACGCAATACCGCGAAAAGCTGCCCAAAAATTGA
- a CDS encoding Xaa-Pro aminopeptidase, with protein MKPISLPQQLFALNRARLVKALAPHSVAVLNANDVMPTNADGTMGFMQNADLFYLTGINQEETRLLLAPNAFDPEQREILFLRQPNEHLTIWEGHKLSREEATKISGIKNVKWLSDFPGLFRQLACEAETLYLNSNEHQRADHQVVSRDERFVRECQRQFPLHRYERLARLMHALRSVKSNHEVAAIQAACRLTGKGLKRAARFVRPGVNEAEIEAEFAHEFIRHKGQFAYPPIIASGANNNILHYVRNDQICRKGELLLLDVAAGLGNYMSDLSRTLPVSGRFTRRQRQVYNAVLRVFRAMVKAMVPGKTTRDLRTECEELIARECVELGLIKASKLRSAGAARELVRPYFMHGVSHPIGLDVHDVTYNHLKIAPGWVLSCEPGIYLKDEGFGIRLENTILVTETGQRDLMADVPIEAETIEALMRR; from the coding sequence ATGAAACCGATTTCGTTACCGCAGCAATTGTTTGCGCTCAATCGCGCGCGTCTGGTCAAGGCCTTGGCGCCGCACTCTGTGGCGGTTTTGAACGCCAACGATGTGATGCCGACCAATGCCGACGGCACCATGGGATTCATGCAAAATGCCGATCTGTTTTATCTGACGGGAATTAATCAGGAGGAAACCCGGTTGTTGCTTGCGCCCAATGCGTTCGATCCCGAGCAACGAGAAATTTTGTTTCTGCGCCAGCCCAACGAGCATTTGACCATTTGGGAAGGGCACAAGCTTTCCCGGGAGGAGGCGACAAAAATTTCCGGCATCAAAAACGTGAAATGGTTGTCGGACTTTCCCGGTCTATTCCGTCAGTTGGCGTGTGAAGCGGAAACTCTCTATTTGAACTCCAACGAACATCAGCGCGCCGACCACCAAGTGGTCTCGCGCGACGAACGGTTTGTGCGTGAGTGCCAACGACAGTTTCCCTTGCATCGTTACGAGCGTCTGGCGCGGCTCATGCACGCTTTGCGGTCGGTCAAATCCAATCATGAAGTCGCCGCCATCCAAGCCGCCTGCCGACTGACCGGCAAGGGATTAAAACGCGCCGCCCGGTTTGTGCGACCGGGCGTCAACGAAGCGGAGATCGAGGCCGAGTTCGCGCACGAATTCATCCGGCACAAAGGGCAGTTCGCCTACCCGCCCATCATCGCCAGCGGCGCGAACAACAACATTTTGCATTATGTGCGTAACGATCAAATCTGTCGGAAGGGCGAGTTGCTGCTGCTGGACGTGGCGGCGGGTTTGGGCAATTACATGAGCGATTTATCGCGCACCCTTCCCGTAAGCGGACGTTTCACGCGCCGTCAACGGCAGGTTTACAACGCGGTATTGCGGGTCTTCCGCGCAATGGTCAAAGCGATGGTGCCCGGCAAAACGACCCGCGATTTGCGAACCGAGTGCGAGGAATTGATCGCCCGGGAATGTGTCGAGCTTGGTTTGATCAAAGCCTCGAAGCTTCGGAGCGCCGGCGCCGCTCGTGAACTGGTTCGGCCTTATTTCATGCACGGCGTTTCGCATCCGATCGGGTTGGATGTGCATGACGTGACGTATAACCACCTTAAAATCGCGCCCGGCTGGGTGCTCTCGTGCGAGCCGGGGATTTATCTGAAAGACGAGGGTTTTGGCATCCGGTTGGAAAACACGATCTTGGTTACGGAAACGGGCCAACGCGACTTGATGGCGGACGTGCCAATTGAAGCTGAGACGATTGAAGCTTTGATGCGTCGTTAG
- a CDS encoding ROK family protein — MATKQTCLPLVAPRCVPVLDAQFRPAALAGRAFRAAARQAGPPQSVRLALEQTDGAVYHFQTEIFPEAANQDDANYEHLERITKFLLWSRGGWRIHLNGPARLATRLAAHYRESATGKFDSETVGQRMFDHPIEVVHQNELPPERSFTQALGRHLDGCRIGFDLGGSDRKAAAVIDGKVVFSEETEWNPYFQSDPQYHFDGIMDSLRKAAAHLPRVDAIGGSAAGVYVNNRVKVASLFRGVPPDVFQRRVRDMFLDIQKQWRVPLEVVNDGEVTALAASMSLGVNSVLGISLGTSTAGGWVNAEGNITTWLNELAFVPVDYHPEAPCDEWSGDYGCGVQYFSQQCVGRLLAPAGIEVPQDLPLPEQLKRVQALMLQGDERARKIYQTIGVYLGYGIAHFADFYDLHHVLILGRVTSGAGGDLILSEARKVLQVEFPELAGQIAFHIPDEKDKRHGQAIAAASLPDLKGK, encoded by the coding sequence ATGGCAACTAAGCAAACTTGTCTTCCGTTGGTCGCTCCGCGTTGTGTGCCGGTGTTGGACGCTCAATTTCGTCCCGCCGCTCTGGCCGGGCGCGCGTTCCGCGCCGCCGCCCGGCAAGCCGGTCCCCCGCAGTCCGTGCGCCTGGCGTTGGAGCAGACCGATGGAGCGGTTTATCACTTTCAAACCGAGATTTTTCCGGAGGCGGCGAATCAGGACGACGCCAATTACGAACACTTGGAACGCATCACGAAATTTCTGCTTTGGTCGCGGGGCGGTTGGCGGATTCACCTGAACGGCCCGGCCCGGCTGGCGACCCGGCTGGCCGCGCACTATCGCGAGTCCGCCACGGGCAAGTTCGATTCGGAAACGGTCGGCCAACGCATGTTTGATCATCCGATCGAAGTGGTGCATCAAAACGAGCTGCCCCCGGAGCGGTCCTTTACACAAGCACTCGGACGCCACCTGGACGGTTGCCGGATTGGGTTCGATTTGGGGGGAAGCGATCGGAAAGCGGCGGCGGTGATTGATGGTAAGGTGGTTTTCAGCGAGGAGACGGAGTGGAATCCCTATTTCCAAAGCGATCCGCAATATCACTTCGATGGAATCATGGATTCCTTGCGTAAAGCGGCGGCGCATCTGCCGCGCGTGGATGCCATCGGAGGCAGCGCGGCGGGTGTTTATGTGAACAACCGGGTGAAGGTGGCGTCGCTGTTTCGCGGGGTGCCGCCAGACGTATTCCAACGCCGCGTGCGCGACATGTTCCTCGATATCCAGAAGCAATGGCGCGTTCCGTTGGAAGTGGTGAACGATGGTGAAGTCACGGCGCTGGCCGCTTCGATGTCGCTGGGCGTGAATTCGGTGTTGGGCATTTCACTCGGCACCAGCACCGCGGGCGGCTGGGTCAATGCCGAGGGCAATATCACCACCTGGTTGAACGAACTGGCGTTCGTGCCGGTGGATTATCATCCCGAAGCGCCTTGTGATGAGTGGTCCGGTGATTACGGCTGCGGCGTGCAGTATTTTTCACAACAATGCGTCGGCCGTTTGTTGGCCCCGGCGGGAATTGAAGTGCCGCAGGACCTGCCGTTGCCGGAGCAGCTCAAACGGGTGCAGGCGCTGATGTTGCAAGGGGACGAGCGCGCGCGCAAAATCTATCAGACCATCGGCGTGTATCTGGGTTATGGCATCGCGCACTTCGCCGATTTTTACGATCTGCATCACGTGTTGATCTTGGGACGAGTCACCTCGGGCGCGGGCGGCGATTTGATTTTGTCCGAGGCGCGCAAAGTCCTGCAGGTGGAATTTCCGGAACTGGCCGGGCAGATTGCGTTTCATATTCCTGATGAAAAGGACAAGCGGCACGGACAAGCGATTGCGGCGGCCAGTTTGCCGGACCTCAAAGGAAAATAA
- a CDS encoding universal stress protein: MKAVISSRAGRSGAPAESRFRRIMVGVKFSTEDEAVLACAAELAVRCDASLMLVHVVEPSFPSRTTGQPQRHTTRSELEDYAEAKLELSTLGRQMLGKCRLVETSIRNGLAFFEVTESAQALGADLVVIGAGGGYTSLSETAQKIIRHAPCPVLVV, translated from the coding sequence ATGAAAGCGGTTATTTCGTCCCGAGCGGGAAGGTCCGGTGCGCCGGCCGAGTCGCGCTTCCGTCGCATTATGGTGGGAGTGAAGTTTTCCACGGAAGACGAAGCGGTGCTGGCCTGCGCCGCCGAACTGGCGGTGCGGTGTGATGCGTCGTTGATGCTGGTGCATGTCGTGGAGCCGTCTTTCCCGAGTCGAACCACCGGGCAGCCGCAACGGCACACCACGCGTTCGGAACTGGAAGATTATGCCGAAGCCAAATTGGAACTGAGCACGTTGGGGCGGCAGATGCTCGGAAAGTGTCGGTTGGTGGAAACTTCGATCCGCAACGGTCTGGCCTTCTTCGAGGTGACGGAATCCGCGCAGGCTTTGGGCGCGGACCTGGTGGTGATTGGCGCGGGTGGCGGCTATACCTCGTTGAGCGAGACGGCGCAGAAAATTATTCGTCACGCGCCGTGTCCGGTGCTGGTGGTTTGA
- a CDS encoding tryptophan 7-halogenase, which produces MTQQATRSARNVAIIGGGPAAGTLAIQLIRSGFRVALWHKPKAAPLIVGESLVPALIPMLRQLGIEDEVRGYSVLKPGATFNLGAEQSFSFSFETLHGLPRYAYNVPREKFDATLLAAAKKAGAAVFESPAQVTADPKTDRVALAPETLAATNGFFTAQPDWIVDATGRFRLLPNLLGISSQEGNRKDAALFAHVDCAHLDHEGHVHTTRMDRGWSWRIPLPGRVSLGMVVPAEHLSQFGATPEDQYDGLCQRDSQLRLVAGHSRRLTPVMKYASYQLVSERMFGANWVLVGDTAGFVDPVFSSGLFLGMNGAFLLARALAKGSTEALQHYERELKHHLKTWQGIVEYWYNGRLFTCFKVGQKRRDTLLVKLIFPHMNKHMGRIFAGAASNSAYSVGLLRFAMKYALEDENPDDLKVR; this is translated from the coding sequence ATGACCCAGCAAGCTACCCGCAGCGCACGAAACGTGGCCATTATTGGCGGCGGACCTGCCGCCGGCACTTTGGCGATCCAACTCATCCGCTCCGGCTTTCGCGTGGCGCTCTGGCACAAACCCAAAGCCGCGCCGTTGATTGTGGGCGAATCCCTCGTGCCGGCGCTCATTCCGATGCTGCGCCAATTGGGAATCGAAGATGAAGTCCGTGGCTACAGCGTTTTGAAACCGGGGGCCACGTTCAACCTGGGAGCGGAGCAATCCTTTTCTTTCTCCTTTGAAACTTTGCACGGGCTGCCTCGCTACGCCTACAACGTGCCGCGCGAAAAATTCGACGCCACTCTACTGGCGGCCGCCAAAAAAGCCGGAGCAGCCGTCTTCGAGTCTCCCGCGCAAGTCACTGCGGATCCCAAGACTGACCGCGTTGCTCTTGCGCCGGAAACCTTGGCCGCCACCAACGGGTTCTTTACAGCACAACCGGATTGGATCGTGGACGCCACCGGACGCTTTCGGTTGCTGCCCAACCTGCTTGGCATTTCCAGTCAGGAAGGCAATCGGAAAGACGCGGCATTGTTCGCGCACGTGGACTGCGCGCACCTCGACCACGAGGGGCACGTCCACACGACGCGCATGGATCGCGGCTGGAGCTGGCGCATTCCCCTGCCGGGGCGCGTCAGCTTGGGCATGGTGGTGCCGGCCGAGCATCTGTCGCAATTCGGCGCCACCCCCGAAGATCAATATGACGGGTTGTGCCAGCGCGATTCACAGTTGCGCCTCGTCGCCGGCCATTCGCGGCGCCTGACGCCCGTGATGAAATACGCGAGCTACCAGCTCGTTTCCGAACGCATGTTTGGCGCGAATTGGGTCCTGGTGGGCGATACGGCCGGTTTCGTGGACCCCGTATTTTCCAGCGGACTTTTCCTCGGCATGAACGGGGCCTTTCTGCTGGCCCGCGCGCTGGCCAAAGGTTCGACGGAGGCGTTGCAACATTATGAGCGCGAACTCAAACACCATTTGAAAACCTGGCAAGGCATCGTGGAGTATTGGTACAACGGACGCTTGTTCACCTGCTTCAAAGTCGGTCAAAAACGCCGCGACACGCTGTTGGTAAAATTGATCTTCCCGCACATGAACAAGCACATGGGGCGCATCTTCGCGGGCGCCGCTTCCAACTCTGCCTACAGCGTCGGCTTGCTGCGGTTCGCCATGAAATACGCGCTGGAAGATGAAAACCCGGACGACCTGAAAGTCCGTTAG
- the trxA gene encoding thioredoxin, whose amino-acid sequence MKATIETDEKNFQSEVLAATQPVVVDFWAEWCGPCKMLGPVLEEVAQEKNGQAKVVKVNVDQNPGLASQYDIRSIPTLLYFHGGKLRDLSIGVTSKKNIVDKIDALISAP is encoded by the coding sequence ATGAAAGCGACAATTGAAACTGATGAGAAAAATTTCCAATCAGAAGTGCTGGCGGCCACGCAACCTGTAGTCGTGGATTTCTGGGCGGAGTGGTGCGGCCCCTGCAAAATGTTGGGTCCCGTGCTGGAAGAAGTGGCCCAGGAAAAAAACGGCCAGGCCAAGGTTGTGAAGGTGAACGTGGACCAAAATCCCGGCCTCGCTTCACAGTACGACATTCGATCCATTCCGACGTTGCTGTATTTCCACGGCGGCAAGCTGCGCGATTTGAGCATCGGCGTAACCAGCAAAAAGAACATCGTTGATAAAATTGACGCATTAATTTCCGCACCGTGA